TCCTCAgaatgttatgtgctagctgggaatgCATTCAGATCACTGTGTTGCCATATTATAGTGCATCAGCGCTTTACTTCAGCAGTAATAATTCAGTGTTCATGTCCCACTTCATTAACTTTTTGTAGTACTAAAAAGCACCGCATATGACTCTCTCGCTGCCGCAAACATGTAGGTATCCCTGATGAGCTTATCCAGGAGGGCAAAGACCTCAAGAGCATCTCTGAGATTGAGGAGACTGGAGACCACTTCAAGGTGACTGTCAccacggggacaaagatcctcACCAACTCCTTCACCATTGGCCAGGAGACGGAGCTCGAGTCGCCGACCGGGGGAAGGTCAATGTGGGTGGCGCATGTCACAACCCAACCATGAGTTTCATACATCTCCCTACATATACAGCCAGTATCTAACTAAACTATAAGTTCAGCTGATATGGGGTCACTATGGTTAGTTCAGGTCCCAGTGATGTTGTGGGAGGACTGACTTTCGTTGGCAgaatctcctctgctctcctgggACTGGGCGCACAGTTATGTCTCAAAACCAACTCGCACACCTGATGCACACTGTCACACTTTTTTTCTTCTCCATATATGGCCATCCAACTTGGGCCTGTTAAATTGGTCctagttggtgaccactgctttcAGAGCTAACCGTTGACCTCTCCTGTTTCAGTCTGTGGTGATGAGGGAAGGTAACAAGCTGACGGCCATCCTGAATGGGATCGAATATGTCACAGAACTTACAGACGCAAACACCCTCGTCAACGTGAGTCTGGGGCATATGGCTGGGGGTTTCACGAAGCGACACAATTTCAGGGTTATTTTATACCATTAACAAAATGGTTAGTCTATGACAGTGCCGTGAACGCAATTCAACAGTTTGCTGCCGCCAATGTTCTAATTACATGCTGACCCCACCGCTCgcgtcgcaaaataaatgtacgtgttattcaatcattgcacccacactgctcgcgcgcctCAGCAAGCATCTGCGTGGCCAGGTGCTAAAATAGAAATGGGTTCTATTTGATGTGCTGCAAGTCTGGCCTCTCCAATCTCCTCATTGGTtcttaggagcatatacccatgtgggtgattgcAAGATTAACTTTAAGGTCCACACTCTGGTCAGTTGTAACGTTGGTTGTCAACCGCCATATAAAGGAGGCGAGATGATGAGAAACATTCGGTTTTCTGTGgcttaattgtcagagtagaggaccttgtgcatttcaggtaaaataacaacccaatgtttatatactaggacaaattagctagctaaattgccataaatatgAAATGCTTTTTGCCCCAAATATAACTGTTTcggagtttgttttgatatttcaacctgcatgtCCTGATCGCTTTTAGTGTGGGTGAATGAGCGCGTCCGGTTTGCTAAGCATAGTGTACTGGCATGGATTTATTGAGTGTAATGATTACAGATGCTTTCTCTTTTCAGACCATGACTCTGTCTGGCATGTCATACAAGAGGACCAGCAAACGAATGTGAAGATCTACTGCACTCTTTGGATTAATAAAATGTGAAAGGCATTGAATGGTCTGGTCTCAGCATTTCATATCAATGGGTAGAACTTCAGGGGAAAATTGAAGTTTGTAATAATAAGGCAAGGTTTGAGTTGGCTGAATGTGGGATTCAATAGAATAGCGTAGTTCCGTGAACATTACACTCGGGCCAAAATGGATTTTCTACATTTTAATGTGACTGCTTTATAGCAAATGTCAACCCATCAGTGTAGAAATGAATGCTTTGGTAGTTCCATCTAGTCTGTTGCAATATGGGTCAGAATCCTACCACATTGGGTGCATCAAAAGCAGATTCCTCAATTTCCAGTTATTTTGGAAAATCAAGTTTCAGGCAATGTTTTTGGACATTGCTTTCACTAGTTCCACCCCAGTGTAGC
The genomic region above belongs to Oncorhynchus gorbuscha isolate QuinsamMale2020 ecotype Even-year unplaced genomic scaffold, OgorEven_v1.0 Un_scaffold_3144, whole genome shotgun sequence and contains:
- the LOC124017735 gene encoding fatty acid binding protein 1-B.1-like, coding for MSFSGKYQMESHENFESFMEAVGIPDELIQEGKDLKSISEIEETGDHFKVTVTTGTKILTNSFTIGQETELESPTGGRSMWVAHSVVMREGNKLTAILNGIEYVTELTDANTLVNTMTLSGMSYKRTSKRM